ACATTCTATTGGGTTGGAGATCAATAAGGTATTCATACTCCCCTGAATAAGTCTGCATGACATATGAAGTTATATCAAATTGATGCAATGAGAAATGTGATGGACTACCTCCCTCCCATTTCTAATGTTTCCGTTTGACATTGGTGGTTAACGCTTGTCGGCTTTGATCATTAACAAGTTTCGCACATCCCAAACACCTTACAAGGAGAAGattacaaacaaaacaaaacaaaaaaaaaaaaaaaaaaaaaaaaaaaaaaaaaaaacttcctgATACTTCTTAATAACATCAAGTCTCAACTTTACAATTGACATTTATCTATTGAATGAAGCTTATTAAATATACTGTAAGTTTACACTTGTCAATTCTTTAATGAAGATGCATAATGGTACATAATGAAGGTATAATACAATTCCTACTTAAATAAACAGGTAAAAGAAGAGAAAATTCCAatattcataatttttttaatctCCTTTCTCAATTATAAAGCTCGGAATTTTGATTAGCTATCAAAACCGTAACCTTCATTGAAGAGAATGGCTAATTTGAACATACAAACTCTTAACATATATATTTATCTTAAAACTAAATTTATATTAGAAAGTTTCCAGTAAGAACTATTACCGGCCAATTATGTGGCTAAGTGAAATATGGTTAACTGAGGCATTCACATTTCCATCTTGCAAAGCTTGATTTTGAGTAGCATACCTCCTTAGCGTGAATCCAGGTTGCGTAGGGCATGGGAGATCTAAAAGTTCACTCTCGATCATAGAAATAATCATTGAAATGTTCGGTCTGTCTTCAGGCAATTCTTGCACACACAAAAGAGCTACTTGTATGCACCTAAATATCTCATCAAGAAAACCCGGCTCCAAAACAGCAGGATCAATTAGGGACTGTATATCACCCTCATTCCACAATTTCCATGCCTAACATACAACATGTTACGTAATAGttcaaaaaacttttttttttgggtgaaatAGTTCAGAAAAGTTGGCAGTTACTGAAGCAAGATTCATAATTTTGTGTAGTAGGATATTTCTTACATGGCCTAACAGACTTAAACTCTCTTGCTCCTTAAAGCTACTGTTCCTTCTGCCACTTACAATCTCAAGTAGCACCACGCCAAAGCTGAAAACATCAGACTTCTCAGAAAAACGCCCTTCCATAGCGTACTCTGGAGACATATAGCCGCTGTAATCGCAAACAAATCAAAGCAATTAGCAGCATTAAGTTCAATTCTTAACTGAGTTTTGTGTACCACAAGAATGAATATGGTTTTTATCTACGATGGAGCGAAAAAGTCATAATTCAATAGCTTTGGATatgatgaaataaaataaaacaaaacggtTGACTAACTGGTGCATTTCTTTTATATGGATGTACAATAGTAGCTGCTCGATGCAATTTTCAAGGAAATTTTTATCACGGGTCATTTGGAAACGACTTATTTGAGATTGCTTACATACAACCCTTTTATAAGCCACTGTGAGAGGTAACCTTCAAGACACTTGGATATTGTTGTTAATCCTTGTTGTAGAAGTGAGTAAAAGCAgggatacttactaggttccaaCAACCCTGTTGGTGTCAGCTTGATCCTCCTTGCCTTTAAAAATCTTTGCCATTCCAAAGTCGGATATCTTTGGATTGAGTTCATCATCCAACAAAATGTTGCTTGCTTTAAGGTCTCTGTGTATGATTCTTAATCTAGAATCTCTATGAAGGTAAAGTAGCCCTCGGCATATCCCTTGGATTATGTTAAATCGCGTCTTCCAGCCTTGAAGCTCTTGATGAAGTCGATCTAGATATAAATAAATCAAAGCATGCAGCAGACAACAGTGTTAACTCACAGTATTTAAATGCATCCATTCTTTGTTAGCTTACAAGATTAATGCTGGAAATAAGAGTTAAGATTGGTATATACAAACCAAAGAGAAGTGCATCCAAACTTTTGTTTGGCATATATTCGTACACTAACAACTTTTCTTCTCCTTCAACACAGCAGCCTAACAGTCTCACAAGATTCCGGTGCTGAAGTTTTGAGATCACTAACACTTCAGTCACAAACTCTGTAAGGCCTTGGCCTGATAGTTTGGAGAGTCTTTTTACTGCTACTTCCTCCCCATCTTCCAATGTACCCTTAAAACAAATGACACATTTTCAGTTTTGCCAATGCTAATACATGCATATTAACTTATTAAGTATGCCTTGGGCCACTAGACAGTCATTATTAGAGCTCATAAAAAGGTCATCCAGTCGGGTTTTGATCGGATTAAACTGGATCGGTGTCATCAGGATTAATCTTAgttttgatttggattcaatTAAGTTTGAGTTTTTATTTCAACCTCAGCTTCATCAGGACTCGGAAGCAATTTGGGTGTTCTTTTGATGGGATAAATTTTAATACTGGGTGAAAATTCACTAGAATATTGAAATATTTCAAAATATTATTGGTAATCATAAATCAATGACCAATTCACACAGTGAGAAGATGTTTGTGACAAAATGGATCTTTTCTAATTCGGATCAAACTGATACAGGTTGGAAACTCTCAGGAGTGACTGAAATTCCTTACTTCGGGTCTTCAGTGGGATAATAACCAAGATGTTTCAAATCAATTTTTCAGGGTTAAGTTTGTTTTGCGTAGGCTAGCAGCCATTACCTTATACACGGTGCCGAAACCCCCTCTGCCAAGCTTGTTGATCTCTGCAAAATTGTCTGTTGCATTTACCAACTTCGTGAACTTGAACAATGGCAAATCCTGAAAATCATTGCCACTATCTGCTGCACCAATTATGCTTTGCCATTGTGCCACTTTAAGTGTTTCTTTAGCTCTCTTTTCTGCCAaatgaaagaagagaagaaataagTGTATAGACTTAGACATGAAATCTTAGCAACTTAAAATACAGGCGATTTGAATAGGCATTTAAGATACAGAATGTTACTTTTTCCGTTTCTGAGAGTTATCCACGCCCACAGGTAAACTACCGAGGCTATAGATACAAATGCACTCGAAATTACTGTGATTGCTATAATTATCTTCCGTTTGCCACTTTCACCTACATAGCATGGGAAAAATATAAACAAAATATTTGGGTAAATCTTACTCTAATTTGTATAAGAACTATAAAGGGAGCCACAGGCTCGCAAGTAGATTTGACAAAAGGGTCATTTGAATCATATGCGCGTACTCTGCAAGCTAATGTTTAACAATGTACAAGAAATGATCAAAGAATACCAAATTCCCTTCTACTCACCAGGAAGTTCTGAATGAGCCAAACGAACGTAAAAATTAGCACCATCAGCAGGGTATTGTTGAAGATCAATCAGGTTTGCATCCCATAACATGCATCCAATTCCAGAATAATAAGAATACGCCAAACATGAACAATTTTCCTTGCACTTCCTCTGACAATCATCTGGTCTAGCTAAAATCCAGTGAGCATAATCTGGTACTTTGATATCCTTCATTAGCAAAAACTTGTCTTCTTTGCTTCTTGGAGCACGGCACTGCAGCTCCGTTCTTCGAACACACCCAGTTGTCCAATTCCCTTTCCTCCACTCAGCAATATTTTCTGGGTTAAACCCTTTTAAACATTCACAAATGGGTTCTTTCTTAGGATTACATAATGCAAATTTACCACACTTTCCATAAACATCGCACTCAGATTGTAAAGACTGCCACCCATTTTCCCAGTTATTGCTACTACTGGCATTCCAAAACCTTAGAGCCAAAATCCCATCATAAGTCAGAACATACCATACGAAAAGAGATAAATTTGTGGATTCATAAGATAACTCCACAGTGGTATCATGGTTATCTAAATTCAACCCGGAGGCCGCCTCTGAATTTGAATAAGGCACTCCAACAAATAGATACCCATTCCAGGGGCCACTACGCCAATAGAGTTTATCACCATCCACAATGAAGAATTCAGGTAGATCCCGAGGAAGACTAACAAGTCGAAATTGGCCACTTGATGGATCAGTATTGCTCTTCCATGATAGAAATTTTGTTCTAGTATCATACATACTTTTATTGAAGATCAGTTTTACCCCAGGCAATAATGAATCTGTGGGGTAATCGAAACTCTGCCAAATGATAGAATCACTACCCTTTGGAAGCAAAATAAGGTTACCTGTATTTAGGAGCTGAGCTACTGAACTATTTGCCTTGTGTGATACATTTGATGACCAATAAATCCTCTTTTGTTCATCAATCACTTGAACATCCCCGTCATTCGAAAATTTGAGCATAGAAGATGAGTCCTCTACCGGATTGTCTCTGTTTGCGACCCATATGATCTCTAAAGATCCGTCAGAACTCTTtttcttgttgaaccatatgcCAAGATATCTATTTCTCGAATTAGGTGGACTGAAGAACCCAAGCTTGAATTCAGCATTGCTAGAGATTAAAGTTTCCGGGTCTTTTAGAAGTTGAGGCGTGCTAATAGAATCCAATGCTGCTGAAGCAAACTCAGAATAGAAGCAAGAAATTAACACAAATGCACAAATTGCAGCTTTAAGATGCATTCCAAATTTTGGAAGACCAGTTTTACAGCCTAATGTAATAATGTTTAACAACATGAGCTATGAGCATATGATCATAGTAGCAGCCAAATCTATACTCGGACAAAAATGATGCAAGTGTGTAACAGTTAAAAATAATAACTCCGAGTTTGAAAGCTTCTTCCATTGAAAAACCATTGAATATGATCTCAGTCAACTGTCAAAGCATCTTTGTGTTTTTTAAGCATTAAGCTCTTTTCTCACAGGATTATTTTAAACACTATGGTTATGTCATACTTGGCTTTAATACTTATTTATATCATAGATCTTATGTAAGTATGTTGCACATAATCAAACATTCAATTGTGTCAGACATCAATAAGGTACTGTTTTTGTACTCCTCCAGAATAAGTCCTCATGCATGACAGCATAAGAAGTGATATCACAATGTTGGTTAATGGGATAAATTATCGACTACTTTCCTTTCTCCATTTGACTTTGTCCTCAATACGTTTCGACTTTCACCATTAATCTCTACAATCGACTGCGTGATAAATATATAAATGGAGAGCAGGCAGGGGCGTAGCAATAAAATAGCAAATTTGGGTACCATTAAAATAAGGACAATATAAATGGAATGAAGGGAGTAATAAGAATGAAGACTTTAGTCAAGACAAAGATTAAGGATAGAAAAGGTGGATGAGACGGTCTAGTGATACCACAAAAAAGAGATTATAGTTTGTAATAATAAAATGCACGCGACCAAAACAAAATGATGAACAAACTGTACAAACACCACAATGATGACACATAACTCATAAGGGGTGCATGGTTCGACCTTAACTCAATATATACGAATCTTACTCACGATAATATGAGAGAATGTAAATAACGTCTCGATTATGTTAACTCAAGTACAAATCTCTTGTATCCCAAAACTCCGCAACTAATACATCATTGTGATAACTCGAACACAAGTTTTGCAAACCCAAATACCTTACTTTAGAAGAGGAGGATTACTAAATAATGACACCTTAATGATACTTCTTAATACATCAAGCCTCAACTGTACAATAGAGGTTTATCTTTTGTAATGAAGCTTATTAAATTTACTGTGAAATTAGTCTTGTCAATTCTATATCGAAACCGCTCTTTTCTGCTACGATTAAGCTCTAAGTTGTAACGAAAGAAAATCGAGAATTTTATAAGCAAATCAAAGTCTTGAGATATATAATCATTGAATAATACAATCCTTACAAAACTGGTAAAAGGGTGTGGCTAACAAAACCATAACCCTAATTTAAGAGCATGGCTAGTAAATTTGAACATACAACTTCTTCACATGTATTTTTCTAACACATACTATAGTATGTACTAGAAAGTCTCCTGTAAGAACTATTAGCGGGCTATTATGTAGCTAAGTGAAATACGGTTAACCGAGGCACTCTCATATTCATCTTGCAAAGCTTGTTTCTGAGGAGCATAGCTCCTCTGCGTGAATCCAGGTTGCTTAGGGCGTGGTAGATTTGAAACATCGCTATCAATCATAGAAATAACCATAGAAATGTTTGGTCTATCTTCAGGCAATTCTTGCACACACAAGAGAGCTACTTGTATGCACCTCAATATCTCATCAGGAAAACCCGACTCCAAAACAGCAGGATCGGTTAAGGACTGTATATCACCCTCATTCCATAGTTTCCAAGTCTTACATACAGCATTTTAAGTAATAGCAGTTCAGAAAACTTTGCAATAACTGAAACAAGAGTTAAAGTTTTGTGTTGTAGGATGTTACTTACATGGCCTATGAGGTTCAAACTCTCTTCCTCCTTAAAGCTACTGTTCCTTCTGCCACTTACAATCTCCAGTAGCAGGACCCCAAAGCTGAAAACATCCGACTTCTCAGAAAAACGCCCTTCCATTGCGTACTCTGGAGACATATAGCCGCTGTAATTGGAAACAAAACATAGCACTTTGCAGCGTTAAGTTCATTTTGTAACTGAACTTTGTGAACTAGAAGTGAGAATATGATTTCTATCTACATTGGAGCTAAAAAACTAAATGCTCATTAGGTTTGGAATATGATATGAAACAAAATAACTCGCTAAAGTCTAGCTTTTCTTATATTGTGAAATAGTAGTTGGTTGATCAAATTTACAAAGAAACACTTATTATAGGTCATCTGGAAAGATTCTATCTAAGAACGATTACATCCAACCCCTTAACCAACCATGGCCAGTAGACACTTGTATAATGTTGTTGAACTTGCTTTAGCAGCGAGTAAAAATAGAGGACTTACTAGGTTCCAACAACCCTGTTGGTGTCAGCATGATCCTCGTTGCCTCCAAAAATCTTCGCCATTCCAAAGTCCGATATCTTAGGAGTCAGTTGAGCATCCAACAAAATGTTGCTTGCCTTGAGGTCTCTGTGTATAATTTTTAATCTGGAATCTCTGTGAAGGTATAGAAGGCCTCGACTTATCCCATGAATGATGCTGAATCGCGTCTTCCATCCTAAAAGCTCTTGATGAAGCCGGTCTGGTGTTGAAAATCAAAGCATGCAAATATGTTAATTTTTAGAATCAAGATACCTGCATACTTTTTAGCCTGCAGGATTAGTGGCGATACAAGATTTAAAGATTCATAAGAACAAACCAAAGAGAAGCGCATCCAAGCTCTTGTTTGGCATATATTCGTACACTAACAGCTTTTCTTCTCCTTCAACACAGCAGCCCAGCAGCCGGACAAGGTTTCGGTGCTGAAGCCTTGAGATTACCAACACTTCAGTCATAAACTCTGTAAGACCTTGGCCAGATAATTTGGAGAGCCTCTTTACTGCTACTTCCTCGCCATCTTCTAGTTTACCCTTAAAACAAATGCCCCGTCTTCAGTTTTGCCAATGCTGATGTATGTATAATTGTATACTAAACATGCGTTTTGCCAGTAACAATCATAATTAGACCCAACAAACGGATCATTCGATTGGAGATTAAATCAGATCTCAGTTATTCAGGTTACCCTTAGTATCAATTTCAGTTCGATTTCGTTTGACCACTTCCCTTAATCGGTTTGGCCTACTATAGGTCAGGTGTGGGTTTTCCTGTCAATATTGGATCAGGTATGATCTGGTAGGACTTTTGTTGGGTCAAATGTGACATTTCCTCAAAATTCATGCAGCTCATACAGTAAGAAGActtttacagataattgagtcttgttGGAATCAGTTCAATACATTCGGGTTTGGGTCTTTCTCAGGTACGCCGATCGATTTTGGTTCAATACTTATTTAATTGAGGTTGGTCTCAAGTGTAAATTACATTACTTATTTCGGATCTTCAATCCGACAACAATTCAGATGTTTCATGTCAGTTTTTCTGGTATAGACATTACCTTATATACAGTACCAAAACCCCCTCTACCTAGCTTGTTGATTGCCGAGAAATTGTTTGTTGCATCTACCAACTTTGTGAATTCAAACAAAGGCAAATCCTGAAAATCATTGCTACAACCTACTGCACCAATTATGTTTTGCCTTTGTGTCTCTTTAAGTGTTTTCATAGCCCTTTTTCCTGCCAAATGAAAAGAAACAGTCAGTAGATTTGCTGCAACAGTACAGGTATTTAAAATCAGCATTACAATGCAGAATGTTACCTTTACAATTTCTGTGAGCTATCCACTTCCACAGGTAGAAAACTGAGATAATAGATACAAATGTACTCAAAATTACTGTGACTGCTATAATTATTTTTAGCCTGCCACTTTCACCTGCATAGAAGAGGAAAAATATATACAGATGATCTAAGTGAGTGTTACCCTTGTACAGGAACAACTATAAAGGGTGTCACAAGCAGACTTGACAAG
This sequence is a window from Silene latifolia isolate original U9 population chromosome 8, ASM4854445v1, whole genome shotgun sequence. Protein-coding genes within it:
- the LOC141596017 gene encoding G-type lectin S-receptor-like serine/threonine-protein kinase At1g11300, coding for MLKFSNDGDVQVIDEQKRIYWSSNVSHKANSSVAQLLNTGNLILLPKGSDSIIWQSFDYPTDSLLPGVKLIFNKSMYDTRTKFLSWKSNTDPSSGQFRLVSLPRDLPEFFIVDGDKLYWRSGPWNGYLFVGVPYSNSEAASGLNLDNHDTTVELSYESTNLSLFVWYVLTYDGILALRFWNASSSNNWENGWQSLQSECDVYGKCGKFALCNPKKEPICECLKGFNPENIAEWRKGNWTTGCVRRTELQCRAPRSKEDKFLLMKDIKVPDYAHWILARPDDCQRKCKENCSCLAYSYYSGIGCMLWDANLIDLQQYPADGANFYVRLAHSELPGESGKRKIIIAITVISSAFVSIASVVYLWAWITLRNGKKKRAKETLKVAQWQSIIGAADSGNDFQDLPLFKFTKLVNATDNFAEINKLGRGGFGTVYKGTLEDGEEVAVKRLSKLSGQGLTEFVTEVLVISKLQHRNLVRLLGCCVEGEEKLLVYEYMPNKSLDALLFDRLHQELQGWKTRFNIIQGICRGLLYLHRDSRLRIIHRDLKASNILLDDELNPKISDFGMAKIFKGKEDQADTNRVVGTYGYMSPEYAMEGRFSEKSDVFSFGVVLLEIVSGRRNSSFKEQESLSLLGHAWKLWNEGDIQSLIDPAVLEPGFLDEIFRCIQVALLCVQELPEDRPNISMIISMIESELLDLPCPTQPGFTLRRYATQNQALQDGNVNASVNHISLSHIIGR
- the LOC141596018 gene encoding G-type lectin S-receptor-like serine/threonine-protein kinase At1g11330 isoform X2; the protein is MKEPICECLKGFNPENIDDWLKGNWTSGCVRRTELQCRSPGSKEDKFLQMKQIKVPDYAHWVQAEQDNCQRNCRGNCSCLAYSYYSGIGCMLWTTDLIDLHQFSADGANLFIRLAHSELPGESGRLKIIIAVTVILSTFVSIISVFYLWKWIAHRNCKGKRAMKTLKETQRQNIIGAVGCSNDFQDLPLFEFTKLVDATNNFSAINKLGRGGFGTVYKGKLEDGEEVAVKRLSKLSGQGLTEFMTEVLVISRLQHRNLVRLLGCCVEGEEKLLVYEYMPNKSLDALLFDRLHQELLGWKTRFSIIHGISRGLLYLHRDSRLKIIHRDLKASNILLDAQLTPKISDFGMAKIFGGNEDHADTNRVVGTYGYMSPEYAMEGRFSEKSDVFSFGVLLLEIVSGRRNSSFKEEESLNLIGHTWKLWNEGDIQSLTDPAVLESGFPDEILRCIQVALLCVQELPEDRPNISMVISMIDSDVSNLPRPKQPGFTQRSYAPQKQALQDEYESASVNRISLSYIIAR
- the LOC141596018 gene encoding G-type lectin S-receptor-like serine/threonine-protein kinase At1g11300 isoform X1, encoding MLKFSDDGELQVIDEQKRIYWSSNVSLKANSSVAQLLNTGNLILLPKGSDSIIWQSFDYPIDTLLPGVKLSINKNLYDTKIKFQSWKSTTDPSSGRFRIVSPSRDLPEFFIFEGNKPYWRSGPWNGYLFLGVPYVHSEVSYGLNIDDHNETMDLSYEVADQSLMERYVLRYDGLLVLESSNDRGSNWEIIWQSLNSVCDVYGKCGKFAVCNPMKEPICECLKGFNPENIDDWLKGNWTSGCVRRTELQCRSPGSKEDKFLQMKQIKVPDYAHWVQAEQDNCQRNCRGNCSCLAYSYYSGIGCMLWTTDLIDLHQFSADGANLFIRLAHSELPGESGRLKIIIAVTVILSTFVSIISVFYLWKWIAHRNCKGKRAMKTLKETQRQNIIGAVGCSNDFQDLPLFEFTKLVDATNNFSAINKLGRGGFGTVYKGKLEDGEEVAVKRLSKLSGQGLTEFMTEVLVISRLQHRNLVRLLGCCVEGEEKLLVYEYMPNKSLDALLFDRLHQELLGWKTRFSIIHGISRGLLYLHRDSRLKIIHRDLKASNILLDAQLTPKISDFGMAKIFGGNEDHADTNRVVGTYGYMSPEYAMEGRFSEKSDVFSFGVLLLEIVSGRRNSSFKEEESLNLIGHTWKLWNEGDIQSLTDPAVLESGFPDEILRCIQVALLCVQELPEDRPNISMVISMIDSDVSNLPRPKQPGFTQRSYAPQKQALQDEYESASVNRISLSYIIAR